In Pseudoalteromonas carrageenovora IAM 12662, the following proteins share a genomic window:
- a CDS encoding AAA family ATPase, producing MAANAFSQLKTYLDTQIIGQPELTQALLIAILADGHLLVEGPPGLAKTRAVNALAKGIEGSFQRVQFTPDLLPADVTGTDIYRQQTSEFVFEKGPLFHNLILADEINRAPAKVQSALLEAMAERQVTVGKNTYPLSDLFMVMATQNPLEQEGTYPLPEAQLDRFLLHLSIGYPGAEHELDILRLTRGEALKEQQAVLQKISQSDLFAARQAILGLYLAEPLEQYLVQLIIATREGAQLDEQLGRWIEFGASPRATIALDKCARAHAWLNGRDFVAPDDIQAVVHNVLRHRIILSYEAQADGITKDQVISRIVELVAVP from the coding sequence ATGGCAGCTAACGCATTTTCACAATTAAAAACGTACTTAGATACACAGATTATTGGCCAGCCAGAGCTCACTCAAGCACTACTTATTGCAATTTTAGCCGACGGCCATTTATTAGTAGAAGGCCCTCCAGGGCTTGCAAAAACGCGTGCTGTAAATGCGCTCGCTAAAGGGATTGAAGGCTCGTTTCAACGTGTACAATTTACGCCTGACTTATTACCTGCAGACGTAACAGGCACCGATATATACCGCCAACAAACCAGCGAGTTTGTATTTGAAAAAGGCCCTTTGTTTCATAATCTTATTTTAGCAGATGAAATAAACCGTGCCCCAGCGAAAGTACAATCAGCACTACTAGAAGCCATGGCAGAGCGCCAAGTTACAGTAGGTAAAAACACCTATCCGCTTAGCGATTTGTTTATGGTTATGGCAACCCAAAACCCGCTAGAGCAAGAAGGTACTTACCCGCTGCCAGAAGCACAGCTTGACCGCTTTTTATTACATTTAAGTATTGGTTATCCGGGCGCCGAGCACGAGCTAGACATTTTACGCCTAACTCGAGGTGAAGCATTAAAAGAGCAGCAAGCTGTTTTACAAAAAATTAGCCAAAGCGATTTATTTGCTGCCCGCCAAGCAATTTTAGGTTTGTATTTAGCCGAGCCTCTTGAGCAGTATTTAGTACAGCTTATTATTGCAACACGAGAAGGCGCGCAACTAGATGAGCAACTGGGTCGTTGGATAGAATTTGGCGCAAGCCCACGTGCAACTATTGCACTGGATAAATGTGCCCGAGCTCACGCTTGGTTAAACGGCCGCGATTTTGTAGCTCCCGATGACATTCAAGCCGTTGTGCATAATGTACTGCGCCACCGTATTATTTTAAGCTACGAAGCACAGGCCGATGGCATTACTAAAGATCAGGTAATAAGCCGAATTGTTGAACTTGTAGCCGTACCATAA